In Rhizobium oryzihabitans, one DNA window encodes the following:
- a CDS encoding MarR family winged helix-turn-helix transcriptional regulator: MSKDKTGHKDKGAKKEKSGKKVKDAKKRDENFNPEELAQSITQAARSMRTALSHSLAESGLYAGQDGVILALAQEGSLTPGQIAQKLGVKAPTMTRTIGRMEAQGFVERSGDDEDGRVTLVKLTEAGLKSVEHINVSIANCGARAIEGLSAKDIRTVVKLLKAIDTNLQ; this comes from the coding sequence ATGAGCAAGGATAAAACTGGGCATAAGGACAAGGGCGCGAAGAAGGAAAAGAGCGGCAAGAAGGTAAAGGACGCCAAAAAAAGGGATGAGAATTTCAACCCTGAGGAACTGGCGCAATCCATCACCCAGGCCGCCCGCTCCATGCGCACGGCGCTGAGCCACAGCCTTGCCGAAAGCGGCCTTTATGCCGGGCAGGACGGCGTTATCCTGGCGCTCGCGCAGGAAGGCAGCCTGACGCCCGGGCAGATCGCCCAGAAACTCGGCGTCAAGGCGCCGACCATGACGCGCACCATCGGCCGCATGGAGGCCCAGGGCTTCGTGGAGCGCAGCGGCGACGACGAGGATGGCCGTGTCACGCTGGTGAAGCTGACGGAGGCGGGGCTGAAAAGCGTCGAGCATATCAATGTTTCCATCGCCAATTGTGGTGCACGGGCGATAGAAGGGCTTTCGGCCAAGGATATCAGGACCGTGGTTAAACTTCTCAAGGCGATCGACACCAATCTTCAATAA